From the Streptomyces nodosus genome, the window GGCATGTGCTGCATCCCCTGGTGATGAGCTGGGCCGTCCGACTGCACCCGCTGGTCATCGCGGTGTCCGTCATCGCGGGGTCCATCGTCGCGGGTGTGATCGGCGCCGTGGTGGCCGTCCCGTTCGTCTCCGTGGCCTGGGCGGTGCTCCAGGCACTGCGCCGGGCGCCTCCCTAGAGGGTGTGTCGTTCCGGGGCGCGTGGGCCGCTGTGCCGTGCCACGCTGGGCTGACGGGGCGGGACGCCGGCCGGAGACACGGGAGGCGCTGTGGACCCCGAGGAGCGCGACACCGCCGGACACGGGACGGGACGGCTGTGGCTGCCTCGCCGCCGCTTCCTGGGAGCGTGCGCCGGCCTCGGGCTCGCCACCGCGACGGCCGCCGCCTGCGATCCGGCCCCCGGGCACCGGGGTGACCGTTCGCTTCGGCCCGAATCGGAGCGGGACCGCCCGGGGACGCCCGACTGGCGCATCCGGTCCCGGGGGCCCGCCACCGCGGTCGCCGGTTACGCCGATCGGGTGAGTGTGACCCCGGGCCAGGAGTGCGGCCTGTATGTCTCCACCACCGCGTCCTCCTTCCGGGTCTCGGCCTACCGCATCGGCTGGTACGGAGGGGCCCAGGCCCGGCTCGTCTGGTCCTCGGGCCGCATACCGGGGCGGGTCCAGCCGGGACCGCGCCTGCTGCCCGGCACCCGCACGGTCCGCGCGGACTGGCGGCGCACCCTCACCGTGGACACCGGAGGCTGGCCGGAGGGCGCGTATCTGCTGCGACTGGACGCGGACAACGGCCGGCAGCGCCACATCCCGCTGATCGTGCGCTCCGCCCGGGGCGCCGGCCGCACGGTCCTGATGCACGCGCCCGCCACCTGGCAGGCCTACAACCGATGGGGCGGCTACAGCCTCTACTCCGGTCCCTCCGGCGCCTACGCCACCCGTTCCCTCGCCGTCAGCTTCGACCGGCCCTACGACTCCGACGGCGCGGAGAAGTTCCTGGTGTACGAGCGGGCGGCGGTGGTGCTGGCCGAACGGCTCGGCATCCCCCTCGCCTACACCACCGGGACGGACGTGCACCACGACCCGGAGGTGCTGCGCGGCGCGTCCGCCGTGCTCAGCCTGGGCCACGACGAGTACTGGACCCCGCAACAGCGGCAGCACATCACCCGGGCCCGGGACACCGGCACCAATGTCGCGTTCCTGGGCGCCAACACCTGTTTCCGCCGGGTCCGCCTCGAGCGGGGCGGGACCCGGCCCGAGTCCACCGTGGTCTGCTACAAGACCTCCGTCCGGGACGACCCCTGGTACTCCGCCCGGCCCTCCCTGGCGACCACCGACTTCCGCCAGGAGCCCGCGCCCGACCCCGAGTCCTCGCTCACCGGAGTGCTCTACGAGGGCTATCCGACGGACGCGCCGTATGTGGTCCTCGACGCGGACCACTGGGTGTACGAGGGCACGGGCGTACGCCCCGGCGACGGCTTCGACCACCTGGTCGGCGTCGAGTACGACCGGGTCACCCCGGGTGCCCCCGTCCCCGAGCCGCTGGAGATCACGGCCCACTCGCCCCTGGTGTGCAACGGCCGCCGCAGCCACGGCGACTCGGCCTACTACACGGTCCCGAGCGGGGCGGGCGTCTTCGCGACCGGCACCATGCGCTGGGTGGAGGGGCTGATGGCCGGCACCCCCGACGGCGGCCACGACCACGGCATGGACGGCCGCACCCGGGTCTTTGTGACCCGTACGACCGAGAACCTGCTGCGCGCCTTCGCCGAGGGCCCGGCCGCCCGCCGGCGCCCGGCACCCCGTCCCAATGTGCGCGAGGTGTACAAGCACCCGGCCCGATAGCCCCGCAGCCCGATGGCCCCGCACACCGCGGCGCGCCTCACCGGCGCACGGCCTTCGCGGACCGTCGTGCCTCTGGTGCTGTGACCGGGTCAGCAGATCCTCGGCAGCTGCTCCCCGATCGGCATGTCCACCACCCGGGTGCCGCCGAGCCCGGTGCGGGCCACCACCATGCCCGGGTGGTCCTCCACCGCCTCGCCG encodes:
- a CDS encoding N,N-dimethylformamidase beta subunit family domain-containing protein; translation: MDPEERDTAGHGTGRLWLPRRRFLGACAGLGLATATAAACDPAPGHRGDRSLRPESERDRPGTPDWRIRSRGPATAVAGYADRVSVTPGQECGLYVSTTASSFRVSAYRIGWYGGAQARLVWSSGRIPGRVQPGPRLLPGTRTVRADWRRTLTVDTGGWPEGAYLLRLDADNGRQRHIPLIVRSARGAGRTVLMHAPATWQAYNRWGGYSLYSGPSGAYATRSLAVSFDRPYDSDGAEKFLVYERAAVVLAERLGIPLAYTTGTDVHHDPEVLRGASAVLSLGHDEYWTPQQRQHITRARDTGTNVAFLGANTCFRRVRLERGGTRPESTVVCYKTSVRDDPWYSARPSLATTDFRQEPAPDPESSLTGVLYEGYPTDAPYVVLDADHWVYEGTGVRPGDGFDHLVGVEYDRVTPGAPVPEPLEITAHSPLVCNGRRSHGDSAYYTVPSGAGVFATGTMRWVEGLMAGTPDGGHDHGMDGRTRVFVTRTTENLLRAFAEGPAARRRPAPRPNVREVYKHPAR